CAGTCTGCTAATCACCCCAAGTCTGGCGGATTCCGGATCCAGTTACACCTGCCGCGTGAGGAACGAGGCCCTGCCAGAGGGCAGAGAGAAGTCTGTGACGCTGAGTGTGCAGTGTGAGTCTCCCACCCCTAAACTGTGCACCCCAAAACCATAGACCATGATTAATGACTCTAAGTTGTACCCCAAGCTTCATCTAACCCTAATCTCTCTCAACTCCGTCAGATCCCCCCAAAGTAACGCTGTCGGTAGAACCCCCGACTATCACCGAGGGCGGTTCCGTCACCTTTCTATGCGGTGCCGTTTCCAACCCGGAAGTGACTGGATACAGGTAAGAATTGGGGTCCATCATGAAACACTGGGCTTATGGTCATTCTACTTTCATTTAGTCATTTGGTTGCACTCTCCCTTCTCAACCACTAGGGGGCTCCATGCTGATTACCTTGACATTTGCTTGACTGTTTTCCTCTCCTGTTCATGGTGCTGTAGGTGGGCAAAGGGGGGAGTCCCTCTGGCCGTATCTGGAGACAAATACACCGTGGAGGTGGATCACACTTTCTTCACTGCCCCGGTCTCGTGCGAGGTGTCCAACAGCGTGGGAGCCAGTAACGTCAGTACGGCCGTCAATGTGCTGTGTGAGTATTGGCCACTAGCCCTAACCCACCATTGGTGGATCACTATTGGGTCATCAGCTCTATAACAAAGTGGTTTTCTATGGATAATGTGTTCAAGAGATGTTCTTCAGCCTCTCATGAGGCCTTCTTCTGCTAGGAGCAAAGTCTACTCCTAGAACAGTGGTTTACCTCCTGGGGAGCCTAGACCTGTGATAGAGGGGCTCAACCTAAAGGCAATTAGGGTACAGTTGCTTCAGGGTTCAATTGTTGTGCATTTCCCCATAGTAATACTACTAAGGGTTGGAGAAATTAAGCAACAGCGCCCCCACATAAACGAAAGGCCATTCAGAACATTGCAGGGAAATTCTTAGACAGTCGATGTCCAATATCCAATTTTATTCACACATCCTTCTCTGTGAATCTAGTTGGGCCACGCCTCCTCACGGAGCCCCGCCCCATGACGGTGGACATAGGTGATGACGCCTCCTTCTTTTGTGGCTGGACTGGAAATCCGACGCCTACCCAGTTCTGGAGCAAGAAAGGAACCGGAGAGGTGAGCTTGTTGGGATGGGTGGAAACTTACTGGATGGAGCCAAGGATGACATCACATCCATGTGTGACCTCACGTCTTGATGTCATAAGTTAAACTATAAGAGAACCCGCAGTGCTCGGTTCTGTACTGTTGGTAGCCACATTGCCATTTCCAGTTGCCATTTGTACCAAATTTTATCTCGTGTCCCCTTAGGTTCTCAGCAATGGAAACACTCTGCTGCTGACCAAAGTAACTCGGGAAGATGCCGGGATCTACGTCTGTAAAGCCATCGTGCCGCGAATGGGGAGTACGGAGAAAGAAGTGACCCTCACAGTGAGAGGTAAGGGCCACCACTAGGGAAAAATATTCTCACTCTTAAGGAGATCAGTATTATTAGTAGGGTACCTGTGGGTATGGTGAGATCTCCAAAGAACTCTCTCAACCAAACCCGCTGTCTATTTCAGGGCCACCAATCATCACTAGCGAGATGCACTATGAGACCACACTTGGAGGAAAGGCACGGATGGAGTGCCTCATTGAGTCCACCCCTGCCCCGGACAGAATTGTAAGTATCTCATGTAAACACATCTCCATGGTCCATAATACCCCCAATGCCTACACCTAACGCATCCCTTCCTCCATCCCCCTCTCCAGATTGTTATATCTCTGGACTGTTTGTCCTCTCTGTTCACCCCTGATGATCTTCTTCTCCATTAGGTCTGGGCATGGGACAAGCAAAGCCTGGAGGACGGTTCGTGGGGTCGTTTCTCAGTCGAGACCGAAGTGACTGAAGTTGGTGCCATCTCCGTCCTGGTCATTGATGGAGCAGAGCAGTCAGATTTTCTCACTGAGTTCAACTGCAGCGCCATCAATCAGTATGGGGAGGATTCGGTCATCGTTTCTCTGCGGCAGCAAGGTAGGGTCCTTGGTGGATCATCTTTGGATCATCAACTTCAGAGcagtagtagtagaagtagtagaaGTAGTTTTCTATGGATAATGTGATGAAGAGATGAAAGCATCTGCTCTTTAGCTAGGAGCAAAGTCTACCCCTAAAATAGTGGTTTATCTCCTGGAGTGCCTAGATATgacctaaaggccagttagggtgaaattGGAGAAGTCCTGTTTACCTAAACGTCCATCTTGTATATCGAATAGAGTCAAATTTggggtgaaaatgtattttctatccTACATCTATGGCTGAATGCAAGATATCCCAATGTTTTCCTCTATCTATAACCATGCCATGAGTTAAGGGGAAGCCCTAGACTCTGGACCTCCAGAGGGGGTCTTAAACCAAAAAGAACCTAGAAGAATTTCTCACCTTCTTCTCTTCCTCTTGCAGCCGCTCTTCCTCTGACGCTCTTGCTGATTGCCGTCGGCTCGGGGACCCTGTGCATCTTTGTACTCGTCATCACTTCCATCCTTTGTTGCCGACGACCAAAAAAAGGTAAGGACAGGAACCCTGGTCTGATGGGTAGAAGTTTGCAGGTTGAAGTTCTCCTCTATGGATCTTCTCCCTTGGCCAACCCTCTTGTATTTTCATCTTTTGAGGTTTTTCCTTGTTCCCATTTCACTTTATTTCAATATTACTCTACTTTAGTGAGTGTTACTCATTCATTCACCCATAAATAGTGGTTTTGGTGTCAACGCGCCTTGGAGAAGTGCTGCTAACGCTCTCACTCTTTAGACTGTTACATCCTCCATGTCATGGATATTTTTGGATGGCATTCACACTTTCTCCTCGAGATAGCTGCCTACTTAACACTGTCTTTGTTTCTCCCTGTAGCCGTGAAGGACACACAGATTCTAGCCGTGGACGTGTCAGGGAGCGAGCCCAGCGAGAGGCACCCAAGCGACTCTGAGGAGGATCTCAAGGAGCCATTGGTAAGGGCCTTCAGTGGAGAAATAAGATTGGAGAGATAGAGGTGGATGCTAGAGCAGATGGCATTGTGGGTGAGATTAAATTAAACATGGCATCTAATTCATGTGTTTGCCCCACAGCACACAGACACCGAATCCCAGAGGACATCTCAGACCGAGCACAGCGATATCCCTGATGAGCCCCAGGTACGTGTCTCTCCATTCATTCCTGTCTCTGTGGTCAGAACGGATCCTCTCCGTATGTTTGTATTGATCATTGAAGCTGCCATAGTGCTTGAACTGGACTTGCATTACCTTTTGGATAACTCAGCAGCACCACCTAGTGGCTGAAACATtttcaagtccagttgcttcagactTCTCTCGGCTAGATACTGTAATTGTACCCTTAGATATGTGGTCTCCTTTTGGGTGGTAATTGTACCCTTAGATATGGAAGGTGGTCTCCTTTTGGGTAGTAATTGTCCCCTTAGATATGGAAGGTGGTCTCCTTTTGGGTAGTCTACCACTCCCAGTTCAGGGCACCCATACATAAATCCGTCTCTAATTCCCTGCCACTCTTCCCAGATCTAACTGTCATGTTGTGTTTATTTTCAGGACCCAACCAACGGTTACTACAAAGTCCGAGCTCATGAAGACACCCGGCCTACAACCATAACGTACCCAGAATTCTCCTCTCCACCGCGTCCCCTCTACTCAACCACATCTTCTCTGTCGCCGCTGTGCCCCACCCCTTCTGGGCCTCCTAAAATCTACGATTACGCTCATCGCTACGCCACCACTCCCAGGTCTGGAGGCCACCACATGCCCCAGGGGTCATCGTCTCATTTGCCGCAAGGAACGACTCATTTGCCCCAAGGCCCCATGCATTTACCACAGGTCCCAACTCATTTGCCACAAGCTCCGACTTATTTACCACAAGGCCCGACACATTTGCCACAAGGCCCAACTCATTTGCCACAGGGACCAACTCATTTGCCACATGGACCAAGTCATTTACAGCAAGGCCTCAGTCATCTACCGCCGGGCCCCAGTCAACATTCGGCACCTTACGCCAGGGCTTTCTGTAGCTACGTCCGCCCTGACAGGTTTGACTCAATGGACCAAGGCCCCGCCCTGGCCCGCCTCTCCTATGCCTCCCTAACCACACACAGCGATTTTGGCCGACCTTCACAGCAGCGAATGCAGACCCACGTATGACCTCATTGCCTGTCACGTGACCTCATACTTGACTGTGATACAATGGTTTCTATTGCATAGAAAACATTAGAGACTTTGACGGTGGCCATAAGTGGCCCAGATAAGGTCCTACCTACCACTTCGGTATCTCCCAAACCGAGAGGTACATGCAATACCCGAACCACCGGCGGCGCAATGATACGAAAGGGGACTATTTAATGACTACTGGGGCGGCGTTACGTCCCCGCTGCGTATAAAGTATAGTATTATAAAGCCCCCGGCTCTAGGATATTTCTGGAAATCCATAACAAGGATCActtgctgccacctactggccaaATGGGATACCGTCACTCCGCAGGAGCAGGGGAACCGCTGTCCCTAGTGGAAACCCTAAGAACTGCAATATaatttatacttttttctttCTGAACGAGACTATAATAAGTGAATAATCGGAAAAATATATCGAAGAGGATTACACGGAAGggggaattttctttttttatttgagtaTCAAGGGCCGTTTTGTTTGAGTCCCAGGGATCCGGTTTCACTGTTCCCCCCAGAGCCGTTGGGCTGTTATttattactttccctttgcacttCTCAGCCGGAGGAATTACAGGCCCCTGGGTGCTCGCAAGCGCCGGCGTTACactatatatttgtgtttattgaaaTAAATAGTTAATGCCGCAAGTAAGTTTTATTGCCTTGTAGCGCCGCTAATAAAAATCCCGCGGAATCCCATGAACAGCCCCGGGGCAGCTCTCGCCGCCGCCGCCGGATTcaacttgccctttttattttctttgggtTTCGTGCCTGCGGTTTCGCTAGAATTTGATATTTTATTTCATCGTTCCGGGGGCCGACGTTCTCCCCTCCCCGCCGCCCCCGTTCCGCACAATAACTCGACACTTTTCCACGTTTTATGTTCCTGCCTTAATCCCCCGCGCTCCTGTATTTGTATAAGAAGAAACCCtcacattatatctatatatatatatattatttctgcaTCCGCTCTACTGGCAATATGCCCCGAGGCACAGactatatgctttttttttaatttgtaaaaaaatcggagagaatatttatatttaattaaaaaaatgtaaagacgCGTGTGATTTCTGTGTGGGTGAATTTGGTGCGATTTGCTGGAAATTTCTACATGGGAATTCATTGGCCAGTTattattaatgataataataatagtcaccATAATCATTATTGTTgatggggggcagtaatgaaatagagaaagtacagggaagagcgactaagctgataaagggaatgggctcagttatggggaaaggctggcccagttgggattggttacactggggggggcagttaagggggggggccccacaatatataaatatataaggggggggcagtaatgaaatagagaaagtacagggaagagcgactaagctgataaagggaatgggctcagttatggggaaaggctggcccagttgggattggttacactgggggggggcagttaagggggggtcactatttataaatatataagggggggcagtaatgaaatagagaaagtacagggaagagcgactaagctgataaagggaatgggctcagttatggggaaaggctggcccagttgggattggttacactggggaaggggcagttaagggggggtcactatatataaatatataaggggggggcagtaat
The sequence above is a segment of the Xenopus tropicalis strain Nigerian chromosome 7, UCB_Xtro_10.0, whole genome shotgun sequence genome. Coding sequences within it:
- the kirrel2 gene encoding kin of IRRE-like protein 2 precursor produces the protein MKNLWLLLWIHVGLLLGKSFGAHFSQQPSDKVIVAGKSVTLPCVVIGYRGVVQWTMDGLALGAERDLPGWSRYSVVGDPSLGEHNLHIEGVELSDDAIYECQATQAALRSQRARLTVLLPPGDPMIPGSPVANVLLNVPYNLTCLAPVAKPAAEITWYRDGKKLDSAVYTKELLSDGKSEGSASSLLITPSLADSGSSYTCRVRNEALPEGREKSVTLSVQYPPKVTLSVEPPTITEGGSVTFLCGAVSNPEVTGYRWAKGGVPLAVSGDKYTVEVDHTFFTAPVSCEVSNSVGASNVSTAVNVLFGPRLLTEPRPMTVDIGDDASFFCGWTGNPTPTQFWSKKGTGEVLSNGNTLLLTKVTREDAGIYVCKAIVPRMGSTEKEVTLTVRGPPIITSEMHYETTLGGKARMECLIESTPAPDRIVWAWDKQSLEDGSWGRFSVETEVTEVGAISVLVIDGAEQSDFLTEFNCSAINQYGEDSVIVSLRQQAALPLTLLLIAVGSGTLCIFVLVITSILCCRRPKKAVKDTQILAVDVSGSEPSERHPSDSEEDLKEPLHTDTESQRTSQTEHSDIPDEPQDPTNGYYKVRAHEDTRPTTITYPEFSSPPRPLYSTTSSLSPLCPTPSGPPKIYDYAHRYATTPRSGGHHMPQGSSSHLPQGTTHLPQGPMHLPQVPTHLPQAPTYLPQGPTHLPQGPTHLPQGPTHLPHGPSHLQQGLSHLPPGPSQHSAPYARAFCSYVRPDRFDSMDQGPALARLSYASLTTHSDFGRPSQQRMQTHV